AAAGGTTAGGTCATCTGTAATCCGCCTGGTCAAAAGGGCTTTTGAAGAACATGGCATCTCAATGCCGGACGAAGCACGTGAAGTCGTGTTCCCCCAAGGTGTACCTGTGCAGTTGGTCAAGCAGGAGTTGACGAAAGAAACTGAAACCGTTGTTGAGGCTAATAATCAAGGAACCCTGGAACCCAACCTGATCAAAGCCACTGGTGAAGGGGATTTTAGTAGTGAAGACGAATTGCTGAGAAAACAGGCGCGACAAGCCAGAAACCCTGAAGAGGGGGCTGACCTTCTCAATGAAAAAGGATAAGCCTTCAGCTACCGCCTTCCTGATGTTGATCAGCATTGAAAAATGACCCACCATCGGCGTCCAACTTTGACCTAGCTATTTGATTGTTTTCCCCCTGTAGGAAGTAATTGCCGCCATTTAGATGACTCTTGACCCTGTGCCGATTTTGCGAAAAAGCGAGCCAAGATTGCATGCTGATCAACAGGGACAAGATTTCAATTCGTCGGCATCACCTCAATCTCTCTCACGGTGCTATGGTGGGGAGCATTCAGGGCAAAAACGACCGCGCTTGCAATGTCCGTTGGTTTCAGCTTATCTGGTTTTGGCTCGTCAAAAAACTCGGTGTTGACCATTCCTGGACAGATGATCGTGCAGCGACCTCCCCACTCCTTCATCTCTCTTGCGAGATTATGCCCAAAACCGGAAGCGAACCACTTGGAAGCGCCGTAAACGGAACCAGACAAATAGACTTTACCAGCGACTGAGCTTGTTATAAGAAAATGCCCCTTCGTCTCTCTTAAATGCGGCAATGTCGTCTTTGCGGTATACAAAAGAGCTTTCACATTCAAATCGATCATCTGGTCCCACTCTTTGGGATCGCCATTTTCCATACCCGCTTTGTCTAGACCTTTGCCGGCATTTGCATAGACAGCGTCAATTTTCCCAAACTTCTCAACTGTTGCCTGGACCGCTTTATCAAGTTCTTTTAGCTTAGTGATGTCGGCAGGAATAGCAATGGCGTTGTCCTTTCCGACTTCATCAACAATTTCTTTCAGTTTGCTTTTACGTCTTGCCACCAGTGCGAGTTTATAGCCATTCTTGGCGGCCATAAAAGCAGTTGCGCGACCAATGCCGCTTGAAGCGCCAGTTATCAGTAAAACCTTTTCTTTCATATTTTCTCCAATATTGAAAGTTGATAGGAATTTGCTTTTAAGAGATGCGCCAACGGCGCGGCGGAACCGCTCCTCCCGACCTGCCGTCACCATAGTTCTCCTAAAATTCAGCCCTTCTCTTTATATTACCGCTCTTCGATTGTCCGTCAAATCCACAACCCAGGCAGGTAAACCTTTCAAGCCCAACGGCTCTTAACGGTCATGAAATAGATAAATCTGGGGCAGGCTGAATATTCCGGTTTCAAAAAATAATGAATTTTGCAAAGACATCAGCTGCTGCAACGATGTCCCATATCTAGGTTTGTCCCGATCCTTTTTCACAAGTTTTGCAGAGATTTTTGAAGTAATGAGGCGATCCAACAATTTGTGCTATGATTCGCCGGATCATTCAAAACAAGTTGTTGAAAAAGTCCACCCCTGGCCTCTTTCAAGACCGGTGGAGAAAAGTGAGAGTTTCTCCACCTTTGCAAATTCAGATTCTAAAAAATAGTATGGTGTGCATCAATTGAGTAAAAAGCGAATTTTCATTACAGGGATCGCAGGTTTTTTAGGGAGTCATATAGCGGACAGGTGTCTGGCTGAAGGGTACAGGGTGTCGGGATGTGACAACCTGACGGGTGGCTATCTTGACAATGTTCCGCGTGGTGCTGTGTTTCATCAGGTCGATTGCAATGATTTTGCGTCACTGGCCCCTTTGATGAAAGATGTCGATATCGTCTACCATTGCGCGGCTACAGCTTATGAAGGCCTCTCCGTCTTCAGCCCCCATCTGGTGACCCGGAACGTGGTCACGGCCACCAGTGGCGTTGTTTCCGCGGCGGCGGCCGGAGGGGTGGGGCGCTTTGTGCTCTGCTCGTCCATGGCCAGGTACGGCACAAATAAGGTTCCGTTTACCGAGGATATGGTGCCGGCTCCTCAGGACCCTTACGGTATCGCCAAATGGAGTGCGGAACGGCTGCTGGCCAATATCGCCGAAACCCACGGGATGGAGTGGGTGGTGGCGGTTCCTCACAATATCATCGGGCCACGGCAGCGCTATGACGATCCCTATCGCAACGTGGCCGCTATCTTCATCAACCTGATGTTGCAAGGACGGCAACCCTATATCTACGGGGATGGCAATCAGAAACGCTGCTTCAGTTTTGTCTCTGATGTGGTGGATCCGCTTTTCCTTATGGCGACCAACGACCGTTGTGTCCGGGAGGTGATCAATATTGGCCCCGATGATGAATTTGTGACCATCAACGAGCTTGCCACCATGATCGCTCGGCTTCTTGACTTTGATCTGCAACCGAATCGGATCGATGGTCGTCCCCAGGAGGTTTCCTTTGCCAACTGCAACGCCGACAAAGCCCGGCGCTTGCTCGCTTACCAGCCGAAGGTGAAACTCGAAGAGGGCTTGGTGGTTATGATTGACTGGATAAAATCGCGTGGACCGCGGCCTTTTCTGCATAATGTGGAGTTGGAAATAGCCGGGCCGACTGCGCCGAAAACATGGTCGAAGAAGATCCTGTGATAAGGAGGATATCGGACTTTACATGAATCTGCTACGAAACCGTCTGATCGGCCCATATTCCCGATCCTTTTCGACAAATAGCTATGGCTATTCGCTCTCAAATGATCGAAAATCTGTTCTCGAGCAGCCAATTTCTCGCAATGATCCGCAAAGTCCGACAGCCTCCTATGCTGCTCGATAACGAAACGGAAGGCGCAGGGCTCACACCAAAGGCCGCTACGCTTTTGGCGGAGGCCACGGCATTGGAAGGACGCCTGCATCGGCCCGGAGTGCGCGATGACTATCGCACCCGGCTCGAGCAGGTTGTCTTATTGGCTACCAGTCGGCTGGATAGCGCGGTGGAAAACCGCGAGGTTAAGTTGCTGCAATGGCTGTTGGTTCAGGCTCAGGCGGCCCGGGCCGAGGATGCGCGTTATGGTGCCGGGCAGCTTTCGCGTGGGTCGCAGCGGGCGCCAACCTTGGCAGATTGTGAAGACGGCTGGCAGCGCGTTAAGGAGATCGTTTGCACTGCAGAAGAGTCGGCATTGGAGGCCGCTCGATTTGCCCGGCTACTTGATACCGCCAAAGCGCAAGCGCTGGCCTGCAGAGCTGAGGCTGCTGCAAATGCCGCCAGACAAATCATCACAGAGCGGAACCGCGCCTACACCTTTCATGCCGATCCCGGTTTTTCCTTTGGTGAAGGCTGGTACCTGGCTGCTGCGGCACTGTTTGCCGGCCTTCTCATTCAGATTCGGCCTGGCGCTGTCCAGGAATTGCCGGCCAAGCGCTTCCTTTGCGCTGCCGGCCTAGTAGGCTCCCTGCGCCCATATCGGTCTCGTCCGGCGAGTCCCAAACATCTGACCCACATCATTGCTGAAGCTTTTCATGCCGACGCGCCCACAGCACAACGCACCCTGCGCGCAGCATTTCTGGGCGACGAGTCGCCAGCGGCTTCCTTAAGATCATGGATCGATGGCAAGGTGGGCGGAAACCCTGAACAGAAGGTGCTGCTATGGGTTCGAACGGGTGACCATGATGCCGGGCGCAATACCTGCTTCGATGAATTGCACCAGCTTGCTGAACTGGTATCGGATGCCGGGCTCATGCCCATCTTTTTCGGCGATGCTGTTCCTTTAGAGCTGGTTCCGACACGCGCTGTCAACCTGACCCTGTGCTGGAAAGAACCGCTCTTTCAGGGGCCGGACATGCGCCGAGCTCAACTGCAACTGTTTGAAGAGTTGCGGTGCCGCCACGGTCTGGTGGGACAGCTTGGTGTGACTACGGCCGGCATGGACGGACCGGCGCTGATGGGATTACCCACCCTTTATCTCACCCAGGAACGCAACGTCCGCCTGGGCAAGTGGGTGGGCGCCGTTCCGGGCTATCAGGAAGTCGTGCGCGAACCGGGCTATTTTGACATCATCCGCACCACCCTGCAGCAGTGGCAGCAGTCAGCCCCCGGGCTTGCTGACCGAATCTCTTGAAATTGGCAAGATCGGTTGGAAATACATCGTTTTTATGACAGCGCTGGTTGCAAAGGCTACTTTTGATCAATTCAACAGCCGTGCGCAGAAATGCCGCGTGACTTCAACGGTTACCGGTGATTTGTCTTACAAAAGATTGAATAACATCGAGGGGAAGAAATGGCTCTGGATTACGCCACATTAGAGTTGCTCCGCCAAAATCGTTTGCCTGGCGGTTACTGCGTGCTCAGCATGCGCCGCTGGTGGCCGGTTTTCTGGACCGGGTATTCATTGTGCCCAATGTCCGCAATCTGTCTCAGGCAGATTTGGTCGAGGCTTTAGAAGACGAGCTCTTCACTTTGCGTGAACAACTGGGTGCTGAAGCTTTTCCCGGAACTGCGCAAAGTTATCTTAATGATTGGGCCGACAACGACAAGGGATGGTTGCGGAAATTTTATCCACCCGGGACGGACGAACCATACTTTGACCTGACTCCGGCAACGGAAAAGCGGCGGAGTTGTTTGCTTCTTTGGTTGAACTGATCAGGGAAAAACAGCCTGTTTTAATCCCCTGGCTGGTCAAGCGACCGTTGCGTGCCTTGGCCTTGGCCGAAGATTGGCCGCAACTACTGGATATTGTCGCCTGGTGTTTGACCCATCCTCGGCCCGCGATATATCTGCGACAGATCGATCTGCCGGGTGTTCATACCAAATTGATCGAAGGCCATCGCGGGGTACTGACGGAACTCCTTGACCTTGTCTTGCCTGAGGATTGCATTGATGGGGTGCACACGGGCATCGGCGGCTTCTGCCGGCGGTATGGGTTCATCGACAAACCTGCGCGAGTTCGTTTTCGGGTGTTGGCCGCGAATGTTCGATTGCTGCCAGTCGAAGCAGATCAGGATATCACCCTGACTCAGGCCGC
The Pelobacter seleniigenes DSM 18267 DNA segment above includes these coding regions:
- a CDS encoding NAD-dependent epimerase/dehydratase family protein, which encodes MHQLSKKRIFITGIAGFLGSHIADRCLAEGYRVSGCDNLTGGYLDNVPRGAVFHQVDCNDFASLAPLMKDVDIVYHCAATAYEGLSVFSPHLVTRNVVTATSGVVSAAAAGGVGRFVLCSSMARYGTNKVPFTEDMVPAPQDPYGIAKWSAERLLANIAETHGMEWVVAVPHNIIGPRQRYDDPYRNVAAIFINLMLQGRQPYIYGDGNQKRCFSFVSDVVDPLFLMATNDRCVREVINIGPDDEFVTINELATMIARLLDFDLQPNRIDGRPQEVSFANCNADKARRLLAYQPKVKLEEGLVVMIDWIKSRGPRPFLHNVELEIAGPTAPKTWSKKIL
- a CDS encoding SDR family NAD(P)-dependent oxidoreductase; the encoded protein is MKEKVLLITGASSGIGRATAFMAAKNGYKLALVARRKSKLKEIVDEVGKDNAIAIPADITKLKELDKAVQATVEKFGKIDAVYANAGKGLDKAGMENGDPKEWDQMIDLNVKALLYTAKTTLPHLRETKGHFLITSSVAGKVYLSGSVYGASKWFASGFGHNLAREMKEWGGRCTIICPGMVNTEFFDEPKPDKLKPTDIASAVVFALNAPHHSTVREIEVMPTN
- a CDS encoding Wadjet anti-phage system protein JetD domain-containing protein, whose product is MVELIREKQPVLIPWLVKRPLRALALAEDWPQLLDIVAWCLTHPRPAIYLRQIDLPGVHTKLIEGHRGVLTELLDLVLPEDCIDGVHTGIGGFCRRYGFIDKPARVRFRVLAANVRLLPVEADQDITLTQAAFATLDPPVAKVFITENEVNFLAFPEVPDALVIFGAGYGFDNLAAAPWLHRKNLYYWGDIDTHGFAILNQLRGFFPHVESFLMDQQTLLAHRSLWGVEGQPETGMLSRLNAEESTLYDQLR